From Humisphaera borealis, the proteins below share one genomic window:
- the tilS gene encoding tRNA lysidine(34) synthetase TilS, with amino-acid sequence MSSTDAEFLTPTAAIAAVEPGRWGVAVSGGADSVAMLRLSAERRDLSLHVIHLNHQTRGRDSDDDAAFVAALAGRLGLASTITTRERLEESLPPIDRETLPGNPSARYRTLRLELYRRTVEAQNLQGVLLAHHADDQAESVLLRLLRGGGYPALAAMAPRAVVAGVVLRRPLLAVRRQALRHHLDSVGQSWREDASNATGDYARNRVRAALAGNCDLAPRLLRIANVCRDLDEWVGGQLPPPTETLATRKLADLPEIIARAVAAQWLKARGVPADEVAPAQVSSLLAMCHDAATPSRLNLPGDLRVVRRRGMMTVEA; translated from the coding sequence ATGAGCTCGACCGATGCCGAATTTCTCACGCCCACGGCGGCGATCGCGGCCGTCGAGCCGGGACGCTGGGGTGTTGCCGTCAGCGGCGGGGCCGACAGCGTTGCCATGCTGCGTCTGTCGGCCGAACGGCGCGATCTTTCGTTGCACGTCATCCATCTCAACCACCAGACACGCGGCCGCGACAGCGACGATGACGCGGCGTTCGTTGCAGCACTGGCGGGCCGGCTCGGCCTGGCTTCGACGATCACCACCCGCGAGCGATTGGAGGAATCTCTCCCGCCTATCGACCGGGAGACACTTCCCGGCAATCCTTCAGCGCGTTACCGCACCCTGCGGCTCGAACTTTACCGGCGGACGGTCGAGGCCCAGAACCTGCAGGGCGTGCTGCTGGCACATCACGCCGACGATCAGGCCGAATCGGTGCTGCTTCGGCTGCTGAGGGGCGGCGGCTACCCGGCGCTGGCGGCGATGGCTCCGCGTGCGGTCGTCGCCGGTGTCGTGCTGCGACGGCCGCTGCTGGCCGTGCGCCGGCAGGCCCTGCGGCACCACCTGGACAGCGTCGGCCAATCCTGGCGGGAAGACGCCAGCAACGCCACCGGCGATTATGCCCGTAATCGCGTTCGGGCGGCGCTCGCTGGCAACTGTGATCTGGCCCCCCGCCTGCTGCGGATTGCCAACGTTTGTCGCGATCTGGACGAGTGGGTTGGTGGGCAGTTGCCGCCGCCGACCGAGACGCTGGCGACCCGCAAGCTGGCCGATCTGCCGGAGATCATCGCCCGCGCCGTCGCGGCGCAATGGCTGAAAGCCCGGGGCGTTCCCGCCGACGAGGTCGCGCCGGCACAGGTGTCGTCGCTGCTGGCGATGTGCCACGACGCCGCGACGCCGTCACGGCTTAACCTGCCCGGCGACTTGCGCGTGGTGCGGCGGCGTGGCATGATGACTGTCGAGGCTTAG
- a CDS encoding metallophosphoesterase family protein: MPGSIDAGHAHKNDDLDLADIPPRNHGGRPRPAVAPTSDTTWGDPRSRAPIDLPDPLDDFEFPPELQLPSMEDLLTPPALREVAPAIDAPPAPPAPTVVETPTPLSERTREDPDASTSQHENPGLRSTSDAGVRMRDPSIDDVRLAELPAVDVPEFAPPQSAAPVSSPASAAEPEILIEPEPQLADVPARAPGSPTQSAPVSAWAGVLFIGDLHLAHRVPGFRRDDYPRAILQKLRWAIEYAKAERLLPVLLGDLFDFPRDNANWLLVELHHLLDPQTPAIYGNHDCKENTPGEHDTVSILVASGLLRLLSAEHPWTGVMNGCRVFIGGTCWGQKIPWTFDREAVATAARSGEPSYVLWATHHDLRFPGFEEAGRMDCREVKGVDLIVNGHIHRELHDVATGRTRWMNPGSLCRIARSDASREHVPGVLRVDVSTEGLAYRRVTVPHLPFDEVFHPDVESEPVEVRQSLFIRDLEKLQSVRTTAGVGLREFLASNLDQFEPAVSQEIRLLAEEVLA; this comes from the coding sequence GTGCCCGGATCAATCGACGCCGGGCACGCTCACAAGAACGACGATCTCGATTTGGCGGACATCCCTCCTCGTAACCACGGCGGGCGACCCCGACCCGCTGTCGCTCCGACCTCCGACACCACATGGGGCGACCCGCGCTCACGCGCCCCAATCGACCTTCCAGACCCGCTCGACGACTTCGAGTTCCCGCCCGAACTGCAACTGCCGTCGATGGAAGACCTGCTGACGCCCCCCGCGCTACGGGAAGTGGCACCCGCGATCGATGCTCCGCCCGCGCCACCAGCACCCACGGTCGTCGAAACGCCCACGCCGTTGTCTGAGCGTACCCGCGAAGACCCGGATGCTTCGACATCGCAGCACGAGAATCCGGGTCTTCGGAGTACCTCAGACGCCGGCGTTCGGATGCGCGATCCGAGTATTGATGATGTGCGGCTCGCGGAACTCCCGGCAGTCGATGTGCCAGAGTTTGCACCACCGCAGTCGGCAGCGCCGGTGTCCTCGCCCGCCAGTGCGGCGGAGCCGGAAATACTCATCGAACCCGAACCACAACTAGCAGACGTGCCCGCCCGTGCTCCCGGCTCTCCTACGCAGAGCGCCCCTGTCTCCGCCTGGGCCGGCGTGCTCTTCATCGGTGACCTTCACCTCGCCCACCGCGTGCCCGGCTTCCGCCGGGATGACTACCCCCGGGCAATCCTGCAAAAGCTCCGCTGGGCGATCGAGTACGCCAAGGCCGAACGCCTGCTCCCGGTCCTGCTCGGCGACCTGTTCGACTTCCCGCGCGACAACGCCAACTGGCTGCTCGTCGAACTTCACCACCTTCTGGACCCGCAAACGCCGGCGATCTACGGCAACCACGACTGCAAGGAGAACACGCCCGGCGAGCACGACACCGTCTCGATCCTGGTCGCGTCCGGTCTGCTTCGGCTGCTGTCGGCCGAACACCCCTGGACCGGCGTCATGAACGGGTGCCGCGTTTTCATCGGCGGAACCTGCTGGGGGCAAAAGATCCCCTGGACGTTCGACCGCGAAGCCGTCGCCACCGCCGCACGTTCCGGCGAGCCGTCGTACGTTCTCTGGGCGACGCACCACGACTTGCGCTTCCCCGGATTCGAAGAGGCCGGCCGGATGGATTGCCGCGAGGTCAAAGGGGTGGACCTGATCGTCAACGGGCACATCCACCGCGAATTGCACGATGTCGCGACTGGCCGAACCCGCTGGATGAACCCCGGCAGCCTTTGCCGGATCGCGCGGTCGGACGCATCCCGCGAGCATGTGCCCGGCGTTCTGCGGGTGGATGTCTCCACCGAGGGCCTGGCGTATCGACGCGTCACCGTGCCGCACCTGCCGTTCGACGAGGTATTCCATCCCGACGTCGAATCGGAGCCCGTCGAAGTGCGACAGTCGCTCTTCATTCGCGACCTGGAAAAGCTGCAATCCGTCCGCACGACCGCGGGCGTTGGCCTGCGGGAGTTCCTTGCGTCCAACCTCGACCAGTTCGAGCCGGCGGTGTCGCAGGAGATCCGCCTGCTCGCCGAAGAGGTACTCGCGTAG
- a CDS encoding AAA family ATPase: MIRRITLENYMSHAHTVIEPAAGLTVLVGPNNCGKSAVLSAIQSVCGETSSDYMVRHGEKTARVTIETDDGHTIVWQRKGGSTSYTIDGTDIHRVGRGRNGLPDDLHTLLRMPLIESPSGRKFQVHFGSQKEPIFLLDSDSDLAAFFSSSAESERLMEMQRRHKSKVTSRRAEQRAIEADLARLGGKLASLEKLEDLTPGVQKAEADHRALLEADRAFKILKDRIDRLDRLSRQAQRLSAELAATNELQPPPTLADPAPLAATIADMDRWRHDLSLRQAEHEALATLQSPPAEQDPAPLAAVVAAIGRSSDEVRRWSASASALEGLSEVPALADLQPLESLGRSIREAQTRLAAAQNIAAVLEPLADVPSVADLTPLETTLLHLGKTAAQLHAAEADLVAAENAVAGVEAEIVRFVTQHPLCPTCGGPLTASHVMHGGLDHGET, encoded by the coding sequence ATGATCCGCCGAATCACGCTCGAAAACTACATGTCGCACGCCCACACCGTCATCGAGCCGGCGGCCGGGCTCACGGTATTGGTCGGGCCCAACAACTGCGGCAAGTCGGCGGTCCTCTCGGCGATCCAGTCCGTCTGCGGCGAAACCTCCAGCGACTACATGGTCCGCCATGGCGAGAAAACCGCCCGCGTCACCATCGAAACCGACGACGGCCACACCATCGTCTGGCAGCGCAAGGGGGGATCGACCAGCTACACCATCGACGGCACCGACATCCACCGCGTCGGCCGGGGCCGTAACGGACTGCCGGACGACCTGCACACCCTGCTGCGGATGCCGCTGATCGAATCCCCGAGCGGACGCAAGTTTCAGGTCCACTTCGGCTCCCAGAAAGAGCCGATCTTCCTGCTCGACAGCGATTCGGACCTGGCGGCATTCTTTTCCAGTTCGGCCGAGTCGGAACGGCTGATGGAAATGCAGCGGCGGCACAAGTCGAAGGTCACCAGTCGCCGGGCAGAGCAGCGGGCCATCGAGGCCGACCTGGCCCGGTTGGGCGGAAAACTGGCCTCGCTGGAAAAGCTCGAAGACCTCACGCCCGGCGTGCAGAAGGCCGAGGCCGATCACCGGGCGCTCCTGGAGGCCGATCGCGCATTCAAGATTCTGAAGGACCGGATCGACCGCCTCGACCGGCTCTCGCGGCAGGCACAACGCCTCTCGGCCGAGCTGGCCGCGACGAACGAACTTCAGCCGCCGCCGACGCTAGCCGACCCGGCGCCGCTGGCGGCGACGATCGCCGACATGGATCGCTGGCGGCACGACCTTTCTTTGCGGCAGGCGGAGCACGAGGCGCTGGCAACGCTGCAATCGCCGCCGGCAGAGCAGGACCCCGCCCCTCTGGCAGCGGTCGTCGCGGCGATAGGTCGTTCGAGCGACGAGGTCCGGCGCTGGTCGGCATCCGCGAGCGCACTCGAGGGGCTTTCGGAGGTCCCCGCGCTGGCGGACCTTCAACCGCTGGAATCGCTCGGCAGGTCGATCCGGGAGGCACAGACCCGCCTGGCCGCTGCGCAGAACATTGCTGCGGTTCTCGAGCCGCTGGCGGATGTTCCGAGCGTTGCCGATTTGACGCCTTTGGAGACAACGCTGCTACACTTGGGGAAGACCGCGGCACAGTTGCACGCCGCGGAAGCCGACCTCGTCGCGGCCGAGAACGCCGTGGCCGGGGTCGAGGCGGAGATCGTTCGGTTCGTGACGCAGCACCCGCTGTGTCCGACATGCGGCGGGCCATTGACGGCCAGCCATGTGATGCACGGAGGCTTGGACCATGGCGAAACGTAA
- a CDS encoding MFS transporter, whose protein sequence is MTHPTLDYASTADEVLTRRTVSKVLWRLIPLMCFLYLFNYLDRVNVSFAKLQMSTDLKFNDAIYGLGASIFFIGYFIFEVPSNLIMEKVGARLWMARIMVTWGLISVAMMFVKEPWHFYGLRLLLGIAEAGFFPGMILYMTYWIPAEQRARAAALFLTSTALSGVVGGPLADVLMQIDHFGLRGWQWLFLLEGIPSVILGFGILFFLTDRPEQARWLSADEKRVLLNRLATDHAAMGHTKHSLMHAVGDPRVWILCLLYGTVIFGFYVINYWTPSLIKITLAPGSTAPIGALSAIPFFAAAVTMSVAGWWADHTGKRTLTIVLFALGGACGYAIAAMAHTPITMIVGLSIAAAGIWSTLGPIWALPSRFLTGTAAAAGIGMINSFGNLIGGFIGPNMMGQIKERYGNYDIGLWVSAAVSVLAAVVAGLLVKERHEPAVSVPSHPIPPLTDPRP, encoded by the coding sequence ATGACGCACCCAACGCTCGACTACGCCTCGACAGCGGACGAAGTCCTGACCCGCCGAACGGTCAGCAAGGTGCTTTGGCGGCTCATCCCGCTGATGTGCTTCCTGTATTTGTTCAACTATCTCGATCGCGTCAACGTTTCGTTCGCCAAGCTGCAGATGAGCACGGACCTGAAGTTCAACGACGCGATCTACGGCCTTGGCGCGAGCATCTTCTTCATCGGGTATTTCATTTTCGAAGTGCCGAGCAACCTGATCATGGAGAAGGTCGGTGCCCGGCTCTGGATGGCCCGGATCATGGTGACCTGGGGGCTGATTTCAGTCGCGATGATGTTCGTGAAGGAGCCTTGGCACTTTTACGGACTGCGCCTGCTTCTGGGCATCGCCGAAGCCGGGTTTTTCCCCGGCATGATTCTCTACATGACCTACTGGATTCCCGCCGAGCAGCGGGCCCGGGCGGCAGCACTGTTCCTGACGTCAACGGCGCTGTCCGGTGTCGTCGGCGGGCCACTGGCGGACGTGCTGATGCAGATCGACCACTTCGGCCTGCGCGGCTGGCAATGGCTGTTCCTGCTGGAAGGCATCCCTTCGGTCATTCTCGGCTTCGGAATTCTCTTCTTCCTGACCGACAGGCCCGAGCAGGCCCGCTGGCTTTCGGCGGATGAGAAGCGTGTTCTGCTCAACCGACTGGCCACGGATCACGCCGCGATGGGGCATACGAAGCACAGCCTGATGCACGCTGTCGGCGACCCGCGGGTCTGGATTCTGTGCCTGCTCTACGGCACGGTCATCTTCGGGTTTTATGTGATCAACTATTGGACGCCTTCACTGATCAAGATCACCCTCGCACCCGGCAGCACGGCACCGATCGGGGCGTTGTCGGCGATCCCGTTCTTCGCGGCGGCGGTGACGATGTCGGTCGCCGGCTGGTGGGCCGATCACACGGGCAAACGAACGCTCACCATTGTCCTGTTCGCGCTAGGCGGCGCCTGCGGCTACGCGATCGCCGCGATGGCGCATACCCCGATTACGATGATCGTCGGCCTGTCCATCGCCGCCGCCGGCATCTGGAGCACCCTCGGGCCGATCTGGGCGCTGCCCAGCCGCTTTCTCACAGGCACCGCCGCCGCCGCGGGCATCGGCATGATCAACTCGTTCGGCAACCTGATCGGCGGGTTCATCGGGCCGAACATGATGGGGCAGATCAAGGAGCGCTACGGCAACTATGACATAGGACTGTGGGTTAGCGCCGCGGTTTCAGTACTGGCGGCGGTCGTCGCGGGACTGCTGGTGAAGGAACGTCACGAGCCGGCGGTGTCAGTGCCATCGCACCCGATCCCGCCGCTAACCGACCCGCGGCCATGA
- a CDS encoding SH3 domain-containing protein, with product MAALSRRSLSSISRLSRSVAFAAAVLVVPAFGPILSVSAQTSTEAVQPDVENGKFQFEGVLTRPEFVRSLPGDNFYPTTKLDAGAKVIVVGSKNNWLKILPPGGSFSYVQKAFVQVHGDGKQGKATSQLIVRAGSSLQPVMWVTQAKLEKGEPVEIIGEEEQYFKIKPPIGAYLYVATDAVKPGQQVVVTATGQVQPVAPVAIAEATPAAAPEKAAPEAVPAPAAPTPETPAVLIPKSEQAVVPPDASVPAAPATRPTLTADAEPKLIEPVPAEAVPTEPAPRPVNPLAAARPLSPAEAIAKLQSLEQEFTAASQLPLTEQPLAELTAGYEQVAGADGTTEMTRRIAEARLQTLKVRSESREQLLTVQASRKDAGGKLQAQQAEQVEIRDRIRQSEVRSYTAVGTIRPSSLQVARTPIFRLTDPQTGRTLAYVWATDTKIAGGDGQFVGVRGEIKTDPRFNFKVITPSSVEIIDARGLYTAYAAEIAPPSLLPKSTATISPEQ from the coding sequence ATGGCCGCTCTTTCCCGGCGTTCCCTGTCGTCGATTTCCCGGCTTTCCCGCAGTGTCGCGTTTGCCGCGGCGGTGCTGGTCGTTCCGGCGTTCGGCCCTATCCTGAGCGTTTCCGCCCAGACGTCTACCGAAGCCGTCCAGCCTGACGTCGAGAACGGCAAGTTCCAGTTCGAAGGCGTTCTGACCCGCCCGGAATTCGTCCGGTCGCTCCCCGGCGACAACTTCTACCCGACCACCAAGCTGGACGCCGGTGCCAAGGTGATCGTCGTCGGCTCCAAGAACAACTGGCTCAAGATTCTCCCGCCCGGCGGCAGCTTCTCGTACGTTCAGAAGGCGTTCGTGCAGGTGCATGGCGACGGCAAGCAGGGCAAGGCGACCTCGCAACTCATCGTGCGGGCCGGCAGTTCGCTGCAGCCGGTGATGTGGGTGACGCAGGCCAAGCTCGAAAAGGGTGAGCCGGTCGAGATCATCGGCGAGGAAGAGCAGTACTTTAAGATCAAGCCGCCGATCGGTGCTTACCTGTACGTTGCGACCGACGCAGTCAAGCCGGGACAGCAGGTCGTCGTCACGGCGACCGGCCAGGTGCAGCCAGTGGCGCCGGTCGCGATTGCCGAAGCCACGCCCGCGGCGGCACCAGAGAAGGCCGCCCCTGAGGCCGTTCCCGCCCCTGCCGCCCCGACACCTGAAACGCCGGCGGTCCTGATCCCCAAGTCGGAACAAGCCGTCGTGCCGCCGGATGCATCGGTGCCGGCCGCCCCCGCCACCCGTCCAACGCTAACGGCCGATGCGGAGCCGAAGCTGATCGAGCCGGTGCCTGCCGAAGCCGTGCCGACCGAGCCGGCCCCGCGTCCGGTGAACCCGCTGGCCGCCGCCCGTCCGCTGTCGCCGGCCGAAGCGATTGCCAAGCTGCAGTCGCTCGAACAGGAGTTCACCGCTGCCAGCCAGCTCCCGTTGACCGAACAGCCGCTGGCGGAGCTGACGGCCGGCTACGAGCAGGTCGCCGGTGCCGACGGCACGACCGAGATGACCCGCCGCATCGCCGAGGCCCGTCTGCAAACGTTGAAGGTCCGATCCGAGTCCCGCGAACAGTTGCTGACCGTGCAGGCCTCCCGCAAAGACGCGGGTGGCAAGCTGCAGGCCCAGCAGGCCGAACAGGTCGAGATTCGCGACCGGATCAGGCAGTCTGAGGTTCGGTCGTACACGGCCGTCGGGACGATTCGTCCCAGCAGCCTGCAGGTCGCCCGCACGCCGATCTTCCGTCTGACCGACCCGCAAACCGGCCGCACGCTCGCTTACGTCTGGGCGACCGATACCAAGATCGCCGGCGGCGACGGGCAGTTCGTCGGAGTTCGCGGGGAGATCAAGACCGATCCCCGCTTTAACTTCAAGGTGATTACGCCGTCCTCGGTGGAGATCATCGACGCCCGCGGCCTGTACACCGCCTACGCCGCCGAGATCGCCCCGCCGAGCCTGCTCCCCAAGAGCACGGCGACGATCTCACCGGAACAGTAA
- a CDS encoding glycosyltransferase — protein MATRGEKVNKADAGKADAASTKAAGPAVSAAPATAKPSPAGKTAATTATPPSATVAPAAKPATPAASATKPETKAEVKPPAASPVTSPVVPARATAPIITPPTPVVQTSSYSCGSPSPAAFAPPASLIVGKAQASAPTTPQVNPTPDAVPGWSRGFSDRPTNPKPKSPSDSAPVSGISAAATAGATEIKAEVGPANPAQPASVTAEVKAPVSAPAPASPAPTTSPAAAADAERAAAAHAPHPEAKAPAPAPAAPVAKPQPTTFQPVAAVAEPRPPVTPADIEQPQQPPMLFEVAWEVCWQLGGIYTVLRSKAQAMIDRWGDRYCLIGPYNPGTAAIEFEEQPAYGPIREVINKLRDLGVPCHFGRWLIPGRPRVILIDQRARYNQLHVDKYLMWEDHRISLPSDDGEVNDVTAFGFSVAEFFRVLTQVVKDRAILAHFHEWMGGVAVPRIAHLRLPVSTVFTTHATLLGRYLAGDNPFFYDHLPFLNPDQEAGKYNIYPRFAIERAAAHACTVFTTVSDVTAFEAEKLLGRTADVIVPNGINLHKFAAPHEFQHLHAQSKERIHDFVKGHFFPSYSFDLDRTLYVFTSGRYEYRNKGMDLFIEAMHRLNWRLKGIQDPPTVIGFVITRAPTRNINVRVLQNQSMYEDLRNTCQSIQREMGSRLLNCTAHGKLPAFGDLLKEDEQVRLKRAMHAWKTHQQPLIVTHDLADDANDPILNHLRHRHMFNAADDPVKMVFHPEFLSATNPVMSMDYDQFVRGCHMGIFPSYYEPWGYTPLECIALGVPTVTSDLSGFGSYVQKHVWAKERRDADRQGIHILQRRGKGFDEACDALVNHLFNFAQLNRRQRIEMRNRTERLSEQFDWSTLVNHYTEAHNMALQRIGAARQGHLDVRMV, from the coding sequence ATGGCAACCCGAGGAGAAAAGGTGAACAAGGCAGACGCGGGGAAGGCGGACGCAGCATCGACCAAGGCCGCCGGACCCGCGGTCAGTGCCGCCCCGGCGACGGCAAAGCCATCACCCGCGGGCAAGACCGCGGCGACGACGGCGACACCTCCGTCGGCAACCGTCGCTCCCGCCGCCAAGCCCGCCACTCCGGCTGCCTCCGCGACCAAGCCCGAGACCAAAGCCGAGGTCAAGCCGCCTGCCGCATCGCCGGTGACATCGCCGGTCGTTCCCGCTCGCGCGACCGCGCCAATCATCACGCCGCCCACGCCTGTTGTGCAGACGTCTTCGTACAGCTGCGGCTCGCCGAGCCCGGCCGCGTTTGCGCCGCCGGCGTCGCTGATCGTCGGCAAGGCGCAGGCATCAGCCCCGACCACGCCCCAGGTAAACCCAACGCCTGACGCCGTGCCCGGGTGGAGCCGTGGATTCTCCGACCGCCCGACGAACCCCAAGCCCAAGTCGCCTTCCGACAGTGCGCCGGTCAGTGGGATCAGCGCGGCTGCGACGGCGGGAGCGACGGAGATCAAGGCGGAAGTCGGTCCGGCGAACCCGGCGCAGCCCGCGTCCGTGACCGCAGAAGTCAAAGCGCCGGTTTCCGCGCCCGCTCCGGCATCGCCGGCACCGACGACGTCGCCGGCCGCGGCGGCCGATGCCGAACGCGCGGCCGCCGCCCACGCGCCGCACCCGGAAGCCAAGGCCCCGGCGCCCGCTCCTGCAGCGCCGGTCGCCAAGCCGCAACCGACGACGTTTCAGCCGGTCGCTGCCGTCGCCGAGCCGCGACCGCCGGTCACGCCGGCTGATATCGAGCAGCCCCAGCAGCCGCCGATGCTGTTCGAAGTCGCGTGGGAAGTCTGCTGGCAGCTCGGCGGAATCTATACGGTGCTGCGGAGCAAGGCCCAGGCGATGATCGACCGCTGGGGCGACCGCTACTGTCTGATCGGTCCCTACAACCCGGGCACTGCCGCGATCGAGTTCGAAGAGCAGCCTGCCTACGGCCCGATCCGCGAAGTCATCAATAAGCTGCGCGACCTCGGCGTGCCGTGTCACTTCGGCCGCTGGCTCATTCCCGGTCGCCCGCGGGTGATCCTGATCGACCAGCGGGCCCGCTACAACCAGCTCCACGTCGACAAGTACCTGATGTGGGAAGACCACCGCATCTCGCTGCCGAGCGACGACGGCGAAGTGAACGACGTGACCGCGTTCGGTTTCTCGGTCGCCGAGTTCTTCCGCGTCCTGACGCAGGTCGTCAAAGACCGCGCGATCCTGGCCCACTTCCACGAGTGGATGGGCGGCGTCGCCGTACCGCGGATCGCGCACCTGCGGCTGCCGGTGTCCACCGTCTTCACCACCCACGCGACCCTGCTGGGGCGGTATCTCGCCGGCGACAACCCGTTCTTCTACGACCACCTGCCGTTCCTGAACCCCGACCAGGAAGCCGGCAAGTACAACATCTATCCCCGCTTCGCGATCGAACGCGCCGCCGCCCATGCCTGCACGGTGTTCACCACCGTGTCCGACGTGACGGCATTCGAGGCCGAAAAACTGCTGGGCCGCACGGCCGATGTGATCGTGCCCAACGGCATCAACCTGCACAAATTCGCCGCCCCGCACGAGTTCCAGCACCTGCACGCCCAGAGCAAGGAGCGCATTCACGATTTCGTGAAAGGGCACTTCTTCCCGAGCTATTCGTTCGACCTGGACCGCACCCTCTACGTCTTCACGTCGGGCCGGTACGAATACCGCAACAAGGGCATGGACCTGTTCATCGAGGCGATGCACCGCCTGAACTGGCGGCTCAAGGGCATTCAGGATCCGCCGACCGTCATCGGGTTCGTCATTACCCGGGCACCGACGCGGAACATCAACGTGCGGGTGCTTCAGAACCAGTCGATGTACGAAGACCTGCGCAACACCTGCCAGTCAATCCAGCGCGAGATGGGCAGCAGGCTGCTCAACTGCACGGCACACGGCAAGCTGCCGGCGTTTGGAGACTTGCTGAAAGAGGACGAGCAGGTGCGTCTCAAGCGTGCCATGCACGCCTGGAAGACGCATCAGCAGCCGCTGATCGTGACGCACGACCTTGCCGACGACGCGAACGACCCGATCCTCAACCACCTGCGTCATCGGCACATGTTCAATGCCGCCGACGACCCGGTGAAAATGGTCTTCCATCCGGAGTTCCTCAGCGCGACCAATCCGGTCATGAGCATGGACTACGACCAGTTCGTGCGCGGGTGTCACATGGGCATCTTCCCGAGCTACTACGAGCCGTGGGGCTACACGCCGCTCGAGTGCATCGCGCTGGGCGTGCCGACGGTGACGAGCGACCTGTCCGGCTTCGGGTCGTACGTGCAGAAGCACGTCTGGGCGAAGGAACGCCGCGACGCCGACCGGCAGGGCATTCACATCCTGCAGCGGCGGGGCAAGGGGTTCGACGAGGCGTGCGACGCGCTGGTCAACCACCTGTTCAACTTCGCGCAGCTCAACCGCAGGCAGAGAATCGAGATGCGCAACCGCACCGAACGGCTCAGCGAGCAGTTCGACTGGTCGACCCTCGTCAACCACTACACCGAGGCGCACAACATGGCGTTGCAGCGGATCGGCGCCGCGCGGCAGGGGCACCTCGATGTACGCATGGTTTAG
- the xseA gene encoding exodeoxyribonuclease VII large subunit — MASGFFDFHSRVVRGQRGQPDVPAEPPGTPAKQGRPGQPDALTVSELATRIAGTLRAGFPSPVWVKGEVTGYRGPAASGHHYFRLKDDRSAIDVVVWASEASRIRFKWADGMEVLACGSVATFPGKSTYQLKLIQLLPVGQGALELAFRQLKERLEREGLFADERKKPIPVYPRRIALVTSREAAGLADMLKVFRPFPWLKLMLFHVPVQGTAAHPAIAGALHAINRHAERLGGVDVILLGRGGGSLEDLWAFNEEVVARAVADSAIPVVTGIGHEVDVSIADLAADYHAHTPTEAARVITHHWRQSARLLQEATGRLAMHVRDTLRSARRELGAIAGHEAFRRPMDVIVRSRQQRLDDVQKSTQIALRRRLDGLRARVEIADVRLQKHRPAQVLADLRQRLDRLATRFAERHPRHQVQRQSDRLAELQSRLQTAMRQAVVSRRNVLDALTRQLDAIGPQQVLRRGYSITMRKKDRQIIRSAAEIRPGDQMITRFADDAYEWTAGDGQMSLFS, encoded by the coding sequence ATGGCGAGCGGATTCTTCGATTTTCATTCCAGGGTCGTTCGAGGTCAGCGCGGCCAGCCGGATGTGCCGGCCGAACCGCCGGGCACGCCCGCAAAGCAGGGCCGCCCCGGCCAGCCCGACGCGCTGACCGTATCGGAACTGGCCACCCGCATCGCCGGTACGCTGCGGGCTGGTTTCCCGTCGCCGGTCTGGGTGAAAGGCGAAGTCACCGGCTATCGCGGGCCGGCGGCATCGGGGCATCACTATTTTCGACTGAAGGACGACCGCAGCGCAATCGACGTCGTCGTCTGGGCGAGCGAGGCCTCCCGCATCCGCTTCAAGTGGGCCGACGGCATGGAGGTCCTGGCCTGCGGATCGGTCGCCACGTTTCCCGGCAAGAGCACCTACCAGCTCAAGCTGATCCAGCTGCTGCCCGTCGGCCAGGGGGCGTTGGAGCTGGCGTTCCGGCAACTCAAGGAACGGCTGGAACGCGAAGGCCTGTTCGCCGACGAGCGGAAGAAGCCGATTCCCGTTTACCCCCGGCGGATCGCGCTGGTCACCAGTCGCGAGGCCGCCGGGCTGGCCGACATGCTGAAGGTGTTTCGGCCCTTTCCCTGGTTGAAGCTGATGCTCTTTCACGTGCCGGTACAGGGGACAGCGGCGCACCCGGCGATCGCCGGAGCGCTCCATGCGATCAATCGACATGCCGAGCGGCTTGGCGGCGTGGATGTCATCCTGTTGGGTCGCGGCGGTGGATCGCTGGAGGACCTCTGGGCGTTTAACGAAGAAGTCGTTGCTCGCGCCGTCGCCGATAGCGCCATCCCCGTCGTGACGGGCATCGGCCATGAGGTAGACGTCAGCATCGCCGACCTCGCCGCTGACTACCACGCCCACACGCCCACCGAGGCGGCGCGGGTCATCACGCACCACTGGCGGCAGTCGGCGCGACTGCTGCAGGAGGCGACCGGGCGACTGGCGATGCACGTCCGCGACACGCTGCGGTCCGCCCGCCGCGAGCTGGGCGCGATCGCCGGCCACGAAGCATTCCGCCGGCCGATGGACGTGATCGTCCGCTCGCGCCAGCAGCGGCTGGACGACGTGCAGAAGTCGACGCAGATCGCGCTGCGCCGGCGGCTGGACGGCCTGCGCGCCCGCGTCGAAATCGCCGACGTCCGCCTGCAGAAGCACCGCCCGGCGCAGGTGTTGGCCGACCTGCGGCAAAGGCTCGATCGCCTGGCGACGCGGTTCGCCGAGCGGCACCCGCGGCACCAGGTCCAGCGTCAGTCGGACCGGCTGGCTGAACTGCAGAGCCGGCTTCAGACCGCAATGCGGCAGGCGGTCGTGTCGCGGCGGAACGTGCTCGATGCACTCACCCGCCAGCTCGATGCCATCGGTCCCCAGCAGGTGTTGCGGCGGGGCTACTCGATCACCATGCGAAAGAAGGACCGGCAGATCATCCGCAGTGCCGCCGAGATTCGGCCGGGCGACCAGATGATCACCCGCTTCGCCGACGACGCGTACGAATGGACGGCCGGCGACGGACAGATGTCGCTGTTTTCCTGA